In Rissa tridactyla isolate bRisTri1 chromosome 8, bRisTri1.patW.cur.20221130, whole genome shotgun sequence, one genomic interval encodes:
- the ZBTB41 gene encoding zinc finger and BTB domain-containing protein 41, with protein MKKRRRLAANVNEKVHLGREKNTSEQILVVDCAQEVVSKSAEITPADPLESSQELSPSSEQRKLLSSLQYNKNLLKYLNDDRQKHPSFCDLLIIVEGKEFSAHKVVVAVGSSYFHACLSKNPSTDVVTLDHVTHSVFQHLLEFLYTSEFFVYKNEIPLVLEAAKFLDIIDAVKLLNNESVSNIQTDVVTDAHTPVETLNELTGKLLNSHQCTFCGRSFCYKKSLENHLAKAHRSLSLERKHGLKMVEKADFSTRRSMRNRKCPAKFDNSDNESGDASDSNLEKVSSDKETSDRSEFEDSESECNADEEGQEEEMSGEDSDSEEQSEKEQNDTEEGSEAVDSMGNIPEGLAPVIIQSSSKKLLQCPKCDKKFDRIGKYESHTRVHTGEKPFECDICHQRYSTKSNLTVHRKKHSSDTDFHKKEHKCPYCNKLHASKKTLAKHVKRFHPENVQEFLSIKKTKSEGWKCDICKKSFTRRPHLEEHMILHSQDKPFKCTYCEEHFKSRFARLKHQEKFHLGPFPCDICGRQFNDTGNLKRHIECTHGGKRKWTCFICGKSVRERTTLKEHLRIHSGEKPHLCSICGQSFRHGSSYRLHLRVHHDDKRYECEECGKTFIRHDHLTKHKKIHSGEKAHQCEECGKCFGRRDHLTVHYKSVHLGEKVWQKYKATFHQCEVCKKVFKGKSSLEMHFRTHSGEKPYKCQICNQSFRIKKTLTKHMVIHSDARPFNCQHCNATFKRKDKLKYHIDHVHGSKAAEEALTSSSEEKLVSLPVQYTSDDKVYQTEAKQYVEQSKAYQSEAKTLLQNVSPEVCVPVTLVPVQMPDPQADLVQHSAQSHGILPPQPEQTDYQRATDLSFLEKYTLTPQPANIVHPVRPEQMLDPRDQSYLGTLLGLDAAPTVQNISNNEHS; from the exons ATGAAGAAAAGGAGACGGCTCGCTGCAAATGTAAACGAAAAGGTTCATCTTGGCCGCGAGAAAAATACTTCGGAACAGATTCTTGTAGTAGACTGTGCACAAGAAGTTGTCTCAAAGTCTGCAGAAATAACTCCTGCAGATCCGCTTGAATCTTCCCAAGAACTTTCACCGTCATCAGAACAAAGAAAGCTCCTGAGCTCTTTGCAGTATAACAAAAATCTACTTAAATACTTAAATGATGATAGACAGAAACATCCATCGTTTTGTGATTTACTCATAATTgtagaaggaaaagaatttaGTGCTCACAAAGTTGTAGTGGCCGTTGGGAGTAGTTATTTTCATGCTTGTTTGAGCAAAAATCCAAGCACCGATGTTGTCACGTTAGATCATGTAACTCATTCCGTCTTTCAGCATTTGCTTGAGTTTCTCTACACCTCTGAgttttttgtatataaaaatgaaattccgTTAGTGCTGGAAGCAGCAAAGTTTTTGGATATCATAGATGCAGTGAAGTTACTAAATAATGAAAGTGTTTCTAACATACAGACTGATGTGGTAACTGATGCACATACACCAGTAGAAACACTCAATGAACTGACAGGTAAACTACTAAACAGCCATCAGTGCACTTTTTGTGGTCGAAGCTTCTGTTACAAGAAGTCCTTAGAAAATCATTTGGCTAAAGCCCACAGATCCCtttcactggaaagaaaacatgGGTTAAAAATGGTTGAGAAGGCCGACTTTTCCACTAGACGTTCTATGAGAAACCGTAAATGCCCGGCTAAATTTGATAACAGTGACAATGAAAGTGGGGATGCCTCTGACAGCAATTTGGAAAAAGTCAGTTCTGACAAGGAAACATCTGATAGAAGTGAATTTGAAGACAGTGAAAGTGAATGCAACGCTGATGAAGAGGGACAGGAAGAGGAAATGTCAGGTGAAGATTCAGACTCTGAAGaacaaagtgaaaaagaacagaacGATACTGAAGAGGGTTCTGAGGCAGTTGATTCAATGGGAAATATTCCTGAAGGCTTAGCTCCAGTCATCATTCAAAGCAGTAGCAAAAAACTACTGCAGTGTCCCAAGTGTGACAAAAAATTTGATCGAATAG GCAAATATGAGAGCCATACACGTGTACACACGGGTGAGAAACCTTTTGAGTGTGATATATGTCATCAGCGCTATTCAACGAAGTCCAACCTGACAGTGCACAGAAAGAAACACTCCAGTGATACTGACTTTCATAAAAAGGAACACAAATGTCCCTACTGCAATAAGCTGCATGCAAGCAAAAAGACATTAGCAAAACACGTGAAGAG GTTTCATCCAGAGAATGTACAAGAGTTTCTTTCTATCAAGAAGACAAAGAGTGAAGGTTGGAAATGTGAT ATTTGTAAGAAATCTTTCACTCGAAGACCTCATTTAGAAGAGCATATGATCCTTCACTCTCAGGATAAACCCTTTAAGTGTACCTACTGTGAAGAGCACTTTAAATCCCGATTTGCAAGACTGAAACATCAAGAAAAATTCCATCTCG GGCCTTTTCCTTGTGATATTTGCGGACGCCAGTTTAATGATACAGGAAATCTGAAACGCCATATAGAATGTACTcatggaggaaagagaaaatggaCGTGTTTCATCTGTGGAAAATCCGTTAGGGAACG AACAACTTTGAAAGAACATCTGAGAATTCACAGTGGAGAGAAGCCTCATCTTTGTAGTATTTGTGGGCAGAGTTTTCGTCATGGAAGCTCTTACag ACTTCATCTAAGAGTCCACCATGATGACAAGAGATATGAATGTGAAGAATGTGGGAAAACATTTATTCGGCATGACCATctgacaaaacacaaaaaaatacactCAG GTGAAAAAGCACATCAGTGTGAGGAATGTGGAAAATGTTTTGGCCGAAGAGATCACCTTACTGTTCATTATAAAAGTGTTCATCTAGGAGAAAAAGTCTGGCAGAA ataTAAAGCAACATTTCACCAGTGTGAAGTCTGTAAGAAagtttttaaagggaaatcaAGTTTGGAAATGCATTTTAGGACACAttcag GCGAGAAACCCTACAAATGCCAAATCTGTAATCAGTCTTTTAGAATTAAGAAGACATTAACAAAACACATGGTTATTCATTCAGATGCTCGACCTTTTAATTGCCAACACTGCAATGCAACATTTAAACGAAAAGACAAGCTGAAATATCATATTGATCATGTTCACGGATCAAAGGCTGCAGAAGAGGCATTGACATCTTCTTCAGAGGAAAAGCTAGTCTCCTTACCAGTGCAGTACACCTCTGATGACAAAGTTTACCAAACTGAGGCTAAACAGTACGTGGAACAGTCCAAAGCATATCAATCAGAAGCCAAAACTTTGCTACAGAATGTATCTCCAGAAGTATGTGTGCCTGTGACTCTGGTACCAGTTCAGATGCCTGATCCACAAGCCGATCTAGTACAGCATTCTGCTCAGTCACACGGCATTCTTCCTCCACAACCCGAGCAGACAGATTATCAACGAGCAACAGATCTATCATTTCTAGAGAAATACACTCTTACTCCACAACCTGCAAATATTGTTCATCCTGTAAGGCCTGAACAAATGTTGGATCCTAGAGACCAGTCATATCTTGGAACTCTACTGGGGCTAGATGCAGCTCCTACTGTACAGAATATTTCAAACAATGAACATTCATGA